The DNA region atgttactgtacaataatttcatttgctctcactaatgggttgatacgcatgtgacaataaatccatcattattgatttaattgtttgattttctaagcacttttgtattttaagtatgttgttgtacaataattctatttgctccctctaataggttgatacgcatgtggcaatgaatccattagGCTATATgggccaacaatttttttttttcaaaaattggaaaacggatatatatatacatgtattttaagtatgttgctatacaataatttcatttgctcccactaatgggttgatacgcatgtggcaataaatccatcattattgatttaattgtttgattttctaagcatttttgtattttaagtatgttgttgtacaataatttcatttgctccctctaatgggttgatacgcatgtggcaatgaatccatcattattgatttaattgtttgattttctaagcactttttttttaacattgtttgtttttttaatatgggattcactttttttttaatattgcttgattttgttaatatgggatccacttttttttttccgtgagtttggatgtggtgggttccactttttttttttctcttttatttattactggttggtatttaatatggggctcacaatttttttaaaaaatattagtagttgtttaaaatatgtgggccacattttttatttttaaaatattagtagttatttaaaatatgtgggctcaTAATCTTTTTTGAGCCCACAAACGAACGACGAAAAAGTGCTACACATTCACctaatatagtagtaaagtaatgtgtggaaagtaaaaaaaaaatacatgccTTTTTAACCTTGGAGCTATTTAAAACTTGAAAGTGGAAGTTAGGATTCACTTTGTATATTCTTTAATTAACTCCATCAATAAAAGGTTTTAAAATAGTAACTGGTCATGACTATATAAAGGGAGAGTAAGTATTTAATTGTTGAAGTGCCTTCTGAATTAAAGTCAAAAGAGTAGAAAACTATGACTAAGGAGTCATTTAGAACCCCGCAAATATAATACATAGGTTCCctcataatttatacatatattagtgatgcgggtttctaaattgcaaaccaaacgTCGTACTAATTTTATTCATGAATAACTTACTTCTTAACTAGCTACCAAACGCGGTATAAGTATGCataaattaatacatgaataaggtGTCTCTTTACTaactaccaaacatggtatacgTTAGTGCAAAAGACTATTAGAAAACAAGAAATTAGCGATGGACAAAATTTCGTAGCTAAACAGCAAAAATCCCATGCTAATCTCATTTAGCTATGAATTAGCGATGGATTACAAGAAAATCTAATTATGGAGGAGCTATTTAGCGACAAATTAGCCAGGGATTACCGACAAACTCCATAGCTAATTCCATGTTCTCTTGTAGTggaaattaatacatgaataacttatctcttgtccagctaccaaacgacccctaaaggtTGGACCAAAACGGACAATACTTTGGTAGTCAGGTCTGGACTATTACAACTATTACCAAAGTCAATACTTCCTCTAGTATGATGATCGGGTAAAACTCAGTAAAAATGTTGTATCTATAAGGAAAGTAAATGTAACAGCCCAACGATCGCTAATGATTGAACATAAATAGAGGTTCGCTATGAAGCTTGGCTTAGGAAAATTCCGTATCTTGAAAAGGGAAGGAAATTAAAGCCCAGGGAAAATTCAAAACTATGAGGCTCTAGAGATTGAGTTAAAACAGGCAATAACTTAGCAGTTGGACCTGAACTGTTACACCATTCCGCTATTCTCTCCACTAGTTATAAATTGGTCCGTGCTTCATGCGGCTTGAATTAAAAAGTTAATATATAATTAGATCAAACATTTATATGTTATGAGATACTCCTTATTAATCTAAAACTCCTAAAAAATTGCTCAAGTATATATAAATAACAAATATATTAGGCAATACAGACggaaaaaaaaacaatataaaagaaaaatatgcATGAACAAACTAAAACAAAAGAATTATATATTCTTTTCTAGATTTTGTCATGGTATAAAATGGTTGCAGACTTGCAAATAATTATTTGGCTGGTCAATCCAAATGATATTCTCACGTATTAGCATTTGTTTTGCTTCATGTTGTTAACTAACTTGTGATGACTTAACTTATTTAGATCTTAATTTCTTGTGTTTATTCTTTCACATcccttctttctctctctttctcccACCCTCTTGTGGTACCTCTCATTTTATTCAATTCTCTTATGTTTTCTTTCTATAATATCGAGGAGAATTTTTGGAAAAGTGTGCTATATTTATTAAGTTATTCACTAAAGTATTGCATATCTGATTTTAGCATAGATCATTGTTCTCATGCTTTAGCTGAACAAAGAGGAGTGTGTAAAAGTTACTAAaaagtaggggtgtacaaaatAAATCGACAAATCGCATCAAATCGATAAATTGAATTAAACTGATAAAAAAATTCAATTAGTGATTtgatttgacttggtttggtgttgaaaaaaaaacccgaccataattggtttggtttggttttagctaaaaaaagtcaaaccgaaccaaaccaacccgacattacatgtattcaatttttaaaatattttatacataaaaatatttatttgtagtgtaatttataaatatttcttaattttttttgtagtttttttatctattgtcatattattcaagcttgaaattagaattttgaatgtgaatAGGTTTTACATCCTATGGATGTTaataactcatataaagtccaaaccaaaaccaactcaacactaatactaacaaaagaaattcaatttaccactaggaatgacaataatgtaggATATATctcctttagttttgcataattggtttagagagtgaaaatacattacttaagtttttttttcttgtcatgtaattaatacttattagccgtacttattttaggatgacttagtatttttagattatggtcattttctttatggcttattaattaacaatatttattttaaccgattttattatctttttgttgaatattttaatacaatgtcatcactcttctcacaatttgtgttattttcttatgaaacactttaattacatagttgtatcttattaggactaaagaaatatttgaagtaaaagttatatattttgtatcaagactattccgaaaacaACCCGAATAACCCGAAAAAACCGAATAACGCGAGAAAACCCGATATTGAAAAACCCGAactttattggtttggtttggtatataaatttaaaaacccgacgcagtTGGTTTGGATTAGTGTTTAAGAAATCCGAACTAACCCGATCCATGTACATCCCTACTAAAAAGGTATTAAGAAACGCGTAGACATTAATATGTATTATTCATACGAATTAGAGAATAAAAACAAATAAttagaaagagaaaaaggaaattTTGAAAAGTCTGTAAATGGTATCCATCTTAGCACGTGAGTCGTGAGTAGAAAATTAATTGTTGAAGATAAAAGATCAAAGCAAAAGATAAAGCATTTTTCTTCTTGTAGCTTTTGGTAGCATGACTTTAATGTTCTacatcaaataaaatgaaaaaatagtGTTTAAAAATCTAAAAAGATCATCAATCAACTTTGACAAAATATCATTTACTAAGCCTCATTTCTATCATACATCGATAGAGCTACTCCACCTTCATTAAAGTAGATGTCCAAAGAGATACCGTAGACATGCTTAACAATTAACATCTTGATGCATTTGTTGCTTGCAAATAGTGCACTTTGTATTTCCTTAAGGAGTTCGCCATTTTTTCTTGGAGAACAATTTGTTCTCGTTAATCTTAATTAAGGCAGCCATCTTTAATAGCGTCTGCTGGCATCTTTTTTTCATTTGTCAAGCACAATCACCAATTTGGAACGTAGGAAGTATTGTAAGATGATATAAATCAATCAATATTAACAAACAATATAAATATCAGTATTTACATTTAAACTGCATTTTTAAATCCAAGGAATGATTCATATTGTGCATGTTCCATACTTCCATATTTCCATCTCCTTTGAGTACTATAGTAGTGAAATTAACAAAATAGCATCCATGAAAATCACCTATGATGTATTGGACAACATTTTCCCACAAATTGATATTCGTGTgcatttttctctctctttcaaTAGAAGAGGTCTAAAAAATATGACCACCTAGAATAAAGATCTAAGTTTTTTTCagtataaaaataatataaaaaactaATACAATCATTTTAGAAAACTTAAAACAATATTATATTTACCTGAATATGTTCAAACAATCAACTGAATCTGTAAAGCAAACTCTGTCTCAAAGAAACTTTGTTTTCATGTGGAAGAGTACTGGAATACTCATTCTCTTAAATAGAATACTATTGATAAGTAAAAAGTTAGATGAGTAATACTATTAATGGGTTTAAAGGTTATATCTGATGAGGAAGTAAATAATGGGAGTTTAATAGGCAAATAAATACCACAAGTGGGAGAGAGAAATAGTAGATAATGGGAATTTAATGGAGAAGTAAATACTACAAAATGGTAGACAAAAGGACTCCAAATGCTAAATGCTGATATTAATTAGGCCAAACTATTCTAACTAAATAGTATGTCACTTACAGGCTACATGGCTCCTCCGTTAGAAAAAGTattaattaaaaagaaattaatatgTGACTTTCAAACTTTTTAATATAGCACATAAATTAGGAAAAAATAGGAAAAAGGCCAAAAAAAGGATAGAAAAAGATAAATATCGatggtggtcatagagaggtCTCACCTTATTTATGCGCAATTTTATATCATATATAGATTATAAGGGAGCTTAGTAGCAAATAACATTTATAAGACCCCTCTCTAGCCTCCCTCGTTTTTTCGCTAACGTATTAAATTAGTAAACCATACCCGTCTCTCTAATTTTTTGACCAATATAAATTTGGTTGTCTAGTAATAATGTGATATTAATTTTTTCAGATGCAAACTCGAATTAGtctaaattaaaataaatatagaatatccaaTGAAAAATCAACCATATAAGTTACATGATAAAAAATGTTATTCGCTAATTTACGTGTGTGACTTATTACGAGACAAATTTAAGTGGCGCTGGTCCTTTTTTCTGTAGGAAAATCATGATATACATGAAGTACGTGAGCAAAAGGTGGATTGATAGTGTTTAGTTGTTGGGTATGGGAAATAAAAATGACAACTCAAACGTCAAATCGTAGGATTTCAGAATCATAAGACAGGCAGTGATGTATTGTCATTCAGTGctattttcttctttcttttcctttgagAGAGTCCTAAACTTCCCCACAATGAGAGGAGAAAATAACAGCTCCTCTAATACGGACATTACATGTCaattccttcatttttattaaacAAAAATGGTACTCATCATATAAAATATATTCTTATTTTAGAAATGAAAGGATTTGTCTCTTACATATATTAAGCTGTTCTTTTCTTTGTATTTTGTTAAAAACGTGTTCTAGCTATTTTTTTAGGATAAAATTTCAATTATGTTGTCTATAATTTCTTCAAAAATAGTGTCGAAACAAAGTGATAGAAAAGCTAAGAATTTCTTTTTTTAGGAAAAACTATAAATGGACGAAAAAAAGACAAGTTAAAGAAGGAGCCAATTAGGAGCTTAGGCCCCATTTATCTTTATTGAAATTAAGATGTCGGAATAGTAAATACATATAATTATTGTATTAAAATTTGAATGCTAAATAAATAAAtggttataaaataaaaataataaatgcACTTAATTAGTGGATAAAGATCTCAACAATTTCGATTTATACTTCtattaagaataaaataaatGGCCCTAAAAGATTTTGATGAGTTTCTGACCTAAAGTAAACGTATTAACATGACATGAATCTTAATATTAATTTTGTTGCAAATGTAATCCTTTATTTTTCTGTAcgctttttatttttcttttttttgctgTTTGGACCTTAATATTTTATTAATAGAAACAACCCCCTGgggttgtaattttttttttctttcaaaaaacttaatattatttaattggtatcatCTATATATATCTCCTTCAATGGGTTGTCTTTTTTCACCACGATTTTTTTTCTAATTATTTTTTGTCTATCTTGTTCACTTTTAACGCCTTCATTCACCAAACTTTCAAACTTAATTATCTAAATGTCAATATGAAATGACACAAAATCCTTTCAAAAGATAATCTTCTCTCATTTATCTTCAACATGTAATAGTAAtaatcttctttttatgctttctttttattctttttatgcttttattgagccgagggtctttcggaaacagccgtcctaccttgataggagtaaggtctgcgtacactctatcctccccagaccccacgatgtgggatttcactgggttattgttgttgttgttgtttatgtaaTAGTACGTAAATCTGAATTACAATGCATTTTCCAAGAACTATCAACTCACAAGAGGACTAAAGCATTTTTATGCCTTCATAACCTCCGGTAAGAGCTTTTTCATTTCTCTTTATTATTCTTTTCCTTAATTTCAACACCCAGTTTACCAACAATATCTACATGTTTAAATTAGCCCACACCAAGaactatatataaaaaaaaggaaccaaagaagaagaagaaagaaacaatATACTCCTTCCGTCCTAGTTTATGTGATACTGATATAGTTTGACAAGGTATGAAATTTGagaaagaaatgaagacttttgaattgTGATCTAAAATACAAGTCATATATATTTgcgtggctataaatcatttcattaagggtaaagagaaaaacttaaaattaaattatttttaattataaaaaagcATCATTctttttaaacagactaaaaaaaGAAAGTGTATCAGATACGGACATAGGGAGTTGATTAGTTTATTTATGATCCATCACGTCCTCTTCAATCTTTTTCATTTATTGTTTTCTCTTAATTTGTTTTTCTATTTTATCCAtattctctcttcttcttcttttatgtttttaaatACCTCAGCCGCCCATAATAACCATCCACATTGCTCCAAACCCCTCTATCTCTCTCTAAATATTTAACCACACAACACAACAGAAAACACCAACCATATGGAGAGAAGAATCTCACTGTAACTCTGaatacttcttcttcatccaaACAGTACTTGAAACTATACAAACATGAACTAAAAGCTTTTAGTACTATAGATAgagagaggaaaaagaaaaaaaaaattgctttatACACAGCCccagaaaacaaaacaaaaatgagTAGTAGTCCTGAAGACTCCTTAAGAAGTCTCTCTTTAGATTATCTCAATCTCCTTATCAATGGTCAAGCTTTTAGTGATGTTATTTTTAATGTTGAAGGTCGTTTAGTCCATGCTCATAAGTGTATCCTGGCAGCCCGGAGTCATTTCTTCCGGAAATTCTTCTGCGGGCCTGGCTCCCCTCAATCCGGCCAGCAGCTCGACCCCGGGCTGAGAAACTTAGGGCCCGGATCCCCGAGGGATGCGGGCTCTCAGGGTGTTATACCGGTTAATTCGGTAGGGTACGAGGTGTTCTTATTGATGATGCAGTTTTTGTATAGTGGACAAGTATCAATTGTGCCACAAAAACATGAGCCTAGGCCTAATTGTGGAGAAAGAGGTTGTTGGCATACACATTGTACCTCAGCCGTTGATCTTGCACTTGATACTCTCTCAGCCGCTAGATCTTTTGGTGTTGAAGAACTTGCTTTGTTCACTCAGGTTAATCATTTCTTCTTTCATTTCCTTAATGAGTTTAACTAATATCCGCCTACAGTATAAGTGAATTTTTATATTTATCGGGTCATTCAAAAGATATTTTTAAGTAACTTTTCCAAATTTGTAATCTTGAAAAAAGTCCTATTATCTAGCATAATAGATTAGATGACCTGATAGTGTAAACTCTTActtaatttttatttaattttatttattgtatATGGGTGTTTTGGATTTTTGAAAGAGAGGAATCAGATTTTtccattttcattttcttttgggAAATGGGGTATTGTTAATTTTGTTTGAGTTTTCGTTTCCTGTTTGTTGGACAAAGATATTTAATTTATCGAAGGTTGTTAGATTTGTTCAAAGACAAATCTAGTAGTAGTACTTTACTAGTAATAACTTCTTCTCTGTTTTCTGTTAGTACTAGATTTCTTTTTGCAGAATCATCTGATCCAAGAACTTCTTCTTGTTTTAATTTATTTACGTATTTTTTTCAACTTATGTAGAAACAGCTAAAGtgaatacccaaaaaaaaaaaaaaaagggggggggggggggggcggggggggaAGCTTTATCATTTTTCCTCTTTTTGCGTTGTTTAATGATTTTTGTGATGGAGTTTTCATACTAGCTGTCTCATCTCACAATTGTTACCTTGATTTCATGTGGGATAAATTATTTCAGTTTCTTAAATTGGCCTTCTCTTGTCTTCGTGCCACACACTCAAATGTTTCCAAATATGGTTCTTGATTTCTCTGTCTTTCAAAAGTGATAAAACCAAATCTTTCCCCAGTGGTGATCTACTTTCCTCATTTGGTTACAAGAAAGAACTATTAGTACACAGTTTTGAACAAACATATTACTGTAGTACTTTAATTTGGATATCCGAGTACAATCTAAATTTGTGCAACTATTGAGTTTTAGCATTTGCGATCGTTTTCAACACTCCATACTTATTAGCTATTTTCAATCAGTTTAATCAAACAGGCTCAtaatatttttatgttttttcttggGTGTCCAAATATGAACATTAGTAGTTTGGATAACAAAATACAATCTATGTCAAATATTAAGTTTTAACATTTGCGACAGTTTTTTGGCACTTGATACTTATCAGCTATTTTCAATTAGTTAAACCAAACAggctttttatgttttttttcttttggattgtGCAGAAGCAATTGGCAATCATGGTAGAAAAAGCTTCAATTGAGGATGTGATGAGAGTTCTAATAGCATCAAGGAAGCAAGACATGAACCAACTATGGACTACTTGTTCACATTTGGTTGCAAAATCAGGCCTTCCACCTGAAATCTTAGCCAAACACCTTCCCATTGATGTTGTAGCCAAAATCGAAGAACTCCGCCTCAAATCCAATCTAGCACGTCGATCACTAATGCCACATCATCACCACCACCAAGATCCTGGTTCTGCAGCCGAGCTCGAGGACCAGAAAATCCATCGCATGAGACGAGCACTAGACTCGTCCGACGTTGAGCTTGTCAAGCTCATGGTAATGGGAGAAGGCCTAAATCTTGATGAatcaattgcattgcattatgcGGTTGAAAATTGTAGCAGGGAAGTAGTGAAAGCGTTACTCGAGCTAGGTGCAGCGGATGTTAATTTCCCTGCAGGTCCTGCACGGAAAACTCCGCTGCACATTGCAGCTGAAATGGTGTCACCAGATATGGTAGCGGTTCTATTAGACCACCATGCTGATCCCAACGTCCGAACGTTAGATGGTGTCACTCCTTTGGACATTTTACGGACCCTAACGTCCGATTTTCTATTTAAAGGGGCTGTCCCAGGAATCCCTCACATTGAACCGAATAAGTTAAGACTTTGCCTCGAACTCGTTCAATCAGCAGCTATGGTGATTTCAAGAGAGGAAGGGAACACGAATATGGACCCGTCTTCGACGAATATTTATCCACCTAATATGAGTGATGATCATACTTCTAGCACAAGCAGTGGTACTGGGAACATTGGATCAAATCTTAACATTGATTCAAGAATGGTGTATTTAAATCTAGATGGTGGAGTTACTAATACTTCAACTCATGATCCTTCATCAATGTACCACCATTCACATGAGTATTAAGattatttatattatacatattttatttGAACAATTCATTAATTGAGACAGACTATAATGTCTGATGATCTAGATTTACTTAATACCATTCAGATAGGTTTACTTATACTATCCACTTTTTCATGATATGAATTCTTCTTCTGTTTTTTGTTTGCTCTCTTGTggtctctctcttcttttttttttttttttttttttcacttcctATTTTTGTGTAAGTTGTTGAGTTTTTGGCTATGTTGCTCAAATTCTTTAAAATTATTGTCGCACTTGTATCGGATTCTCCAAAGTAATGCTTGACGACATTTTTAAGTTCAGGCAACATAAGTCTTTTGTGGATTTTGTtttttttcatgatttatttctAGGGCACCCAGATGAAAATGCAATGGGAAAATTAGTGGATGGGACAAAGGAGAATCTGAGTTTTTGGTTTGTGAAGAGGAGGGGACGCAAGTCAATCTTGTCAACTCTGTCCTGTCAACTCCTTTTTGTTTTATTTAAAGGATATAATAATATACTGATagtgtaatttatttatttttttcattttgtaaGTAGAATATAATCAGTCATAGTAGATTAGTTTATTTATTTTCTAATTAGGTAATTAGTTTCACTTATAATGTTTTTAAGATGTGGTTTAGTGGTCAATGAAATAGATTGACAAACAAGCCGTTAAAGGTTCAACTTTCGGTGGAGACAAAATTACTActctccctccgtctcaattcttgtgaaactttttttatttttggttagtcccaaaaaaatgacacatttctatatttagttaCAATTTAAATTATAACTGACcattttattcttaatgaaaTGTTTTATAGTCACACAATTATAATCTATgatttattttgaaccacaagtttcaaaagcttcatttcattcttaaactccgtATCAAGTCAAACACCCtcacataaattggaatagaGGGAGATAGAGATGATTCCTTGCCATATATGTTCGAGCCTTGATAGAAAGTGCCGAGTGGATAACTGCTGAAAGCATTTGAGATGTAAGCTCACCCCAAAATGAGTGCTCTCCTATTCTGATCTCCACAAGCCTCTGGTAGGACAATCGAGCCAAGACAGCGATGAGTTATTTTTGTTGTGAAAGAGAAGAAGTTCATTGTTTAGGTCCTACGTTGTGTCTGTaagctgacaacggtggtgatttTATTGTCAATTATTGCGGATTAATAAGACCTAAAACCAATAGCGAGTATTTGAGACGCGCACAAATTGATCGGAGCACCACAATTATTACTAAAAAGAATgtttatataataaaaattaaattagtactccctccatcccaaaaagattgtcccagTTTGAcatgacacaaaatttaagaaataaatgaagacttttgaaaggtgtggtccaaaacaagtcttgaatatttgtgtgactgtaaatcattcataaaatcaaattgtttctaaatatagaaagataccaatctttttgggacaaactaaaaaggaaatggatataattttttttgggaCGGAGAGAATACTAGTTTTTAAGTATAATAAGGTGGCTCTTCATAGCATCTGATATTGGACTATTTTCTTCGACCAATAATTTTCTTGTCTACCATATATCCCACCTCCCAACTTCTTCCCTACATTTTCTTGCTGTCGCACCAAAAAGATTATATTAAATACAATATATTTCAAATACATTTAATGCTGGAGTGGAACATATCAAAATATGAAacatgttataaaatgaagctaaaagagtaacaatagtaaaggatgaaaacaatagaaatagatagacaagagaggagagattttattattcttccaaaatgtgttacaagttcattccatatgaaaacttatgcctctatttatagtgctacatatgcatttaatatatgagataatggaagaaccattatgatggtggaagataatggaagaaccattaagatggtggaagatagtggaagaaccattaaaatggtgaaagataatggaagaggcattatatttgtgatCATGGAGGAAGTGAGAATTATTTCTAGAGTGGTGGACATCCACACTTATTTTTCATAACAAAACAAaacttttttattttagtttttcttattgatattattttttaatgTAACATCATGTGCATGAAAATTTTCAAGAATGGATGTTATTTGGCTTCTTGTATATGGTGGGGTTAGATGGTTCTTTTGAGGCCATATTTTGGCTACATTAGACTTTTTTTCTCTAATGAGGGAATTGAGATGGCTCTTCAGTTCCCTTTTATATATTTAATGTTATTTTATTTAATCAAGTGTACTATGCTAAGAAAAATGATTGGCTCTGATTTATAATTTTCTAATTAAAGAAGTGCTCATATTATGAAAGACATGATTTGATATTAGAAAATTATATTTGTCGTCTTGCATGAATAATTTGTTACATAtatcttatttaattattttcttttgaTTCCCACCCGATGTCCGATATTTACATTGAAATCCGATTATATCTGAATAGCGTCTTGTAGGGTCTCATTAGGGAGAAATTGCTCCTTACCAGGACTGGAATCTGAAATCTCAAATTAAGAGAAAAGTAACCCCATCTGTGCACCACATCCTTAATTTGTTACATAtactttatttaattaattaattttaaattcaTCTTTTATGTAAAATCCTCTTTTTTGTCTCTTGTTCCCGTTTTCCAAGTCACTCCAAATTAAAAAAAGTACAAAAAGATGAAGAACGGATGGGGAAAGAGGGCCTGTCAGGTTAGTAATTTCCTTGGGGGGATCACGATTTAATGTCCAATAATAATTGAATTCATGATTAAATAGTTATAGACATCAATACATATACGGAATCTAGCCAAAAATTATGCGGTCACGTAAACCCATAAGTGATACTATAGATCCGCCCTTGGGTATACGGTATACTTTCGTGTTTTGGCTTACGGTTAAAGTCCAAATATGCCCTAATCTTTGCAAAATTGTACACATTTAtccgtcgttaaaaggttggtaCAAAGATGTtcttaacttctttttttttttggtcatacatgcccttgagttaacgaaaatattggagggcatatttgttcagtttcgcaaacattaggggcatatttgagcctttgaaattcctgaatattacggcacaaatagttctcagatttttttgtagtgcactttatgctagccaatAATTTATTATAACTGCATTTTGAAACTCCACACTTATCGTACAACCCCTCacttttctctcttattctttcacttgtttatgaaatgtcggaagcttcgagttcttcaaatagctgtggaagggtttgtggatgtggagttgtggaagggtttgtggacgTGGAGTTACTACACTCTATCTCACTTATGGACTTCAAATAATTCTATTAAATTTCGGTTATGCGTGAAATTCACGAAAGAGCCAAACCACATTGAATGTTATGTAAGAAATTGTATAAATGCTTAAAATGTGatactctttctattattattatcaaaattttgagcaccgcgggagacattttttcatgtg from Lycium barbarum isolate Lr01 chromosome 10, ASM1917538v2, whole genome shotgun sequence includes:
- the LOC132615877 gene encoding regulatory protein NPR5-like; the protein is MSSSPEDSLRSLSLDYLNLLINGQAFSDVIFNVEGRLVHAHKCILAARSHFFRKFFCGPGSPQSGQQLDPGLRNLGPGSPRDAGSQGVIPVNSVGYEVFLLMMQFLYSGQVSIVPQKHEPRPNCGERGCWHTHCTSAVDLALDTLSAARSFGVEELALFTQKQLAIMVEKASIEDVMRVLIASRKQDMNQLWTTCSHLVAKSGLPPEILAKHLPIDVVAKIEELRLKSNLARRSLMPHHHHHQDPGSAAELEDQKIHRMRRALDSSDVELVKLMVMGEGLNLDESIALHYAVENCSREVVKALLELGAADVNFPAGPARKTPLHIAAEMVSPDMVAVLLDHHADPNVRTLDGVTPLDILRTLTSDFLFKGAVPGIPHIEPNKLRLCLELVQSAAMVISREEGNTNMDPSSTNIYPPNMSDDHTSSTSSGTGNIGSNLNIDSRMVYLNLDGGVTNTSTHDPSSMYHHSHEY